The genomic region GTTCCGGGATTTGAAGAAACCGTGACGCCGGCAATGGGGCCGGATCAAGGGCGAATGTTCCTCAGCGTCGATTGCCGGGCCGGACCGGCCACCGAGCACTTTCCCGCACGGCCCGCCCAGGCCGAACTCGCCATTCCCGATCATCCCGATCAAATACCGCACAACTGGTGGAACCCGATGTACTGGATACTGGAATTGACCGGGAACCATGTCGAAAAAGTACCGGTGAGATTGACTTTCGCCGATGTCCACGAGCCGGGTCCGGTTTGGCACTCCGAAAGGAACACGCTGGAGCGCTACCGAACGGATTATTCGGCGGTCCGCAAACTGCTCAGTGTGTGGATCGATGGCCCGACGGTTCTTGAAATTCTGGCGAAGCGCCGGGACATGCAAGTTCAGGTGCGCGGCCAGGTCACGCAGATTACCGCCGTCTTCAAGGCCGCGCCGCAACTCCGGGAAGCGGCCCAAAAGATGCTGCGCCATTGTCCGAAAGAGAACCCGGCGAGGCGTTAGCTACCCGCCGCAGATCAAAAATACTCTCTTGCTGCTGATGTTGGGGCGTATTCCTCGAAAATGCATGATCGATATAAAGAGAGGGCCACCCCCGTTCAAGCTAATCGGAAAATCCTCAGCCCGTATGGACCGGCTTAGGCGGGGAAGATCAAATGGACGGGTCGATTGGGGGAAGATCAATGCGAAGACGGGGTAAATCAAGCGTGTGCTAACCTTCTTGCGTGAGAGTAATTGCTCTATCCACACTGAAGTCGTTTATTGAGGCCAAGCGGAGCAGCGCGGATGTTCGTGAGCCCATTATGTCTTGGTACAGAACCGTCAAGGCAGCAGATTGGGCTAGCCCGGCGGAATTGAAACAGGAGATCAGTACCGCCAGCATACTCAAGGGCGGTCGTGCGATATTCAACATTGGAGGAAACAGATTTCGCGTAGTGGTTTGGATCAATTACCCATATCGAGTTGTCTATATTCGATTCATCGGTACGCACGCCGAGTACGATTCCATAGACGCTCAAACGATCTGAGGGTCGAGCAATGAATTCAATGCCAATCAATACAAGAGCGGAATACCTTCGAATAATGAAGGAAATCGAAGGCTTGATGGATTCGGAAG from Bacteroidetes bacterium SB0662_bin_6 harbors:
- a CDS encoding type II toxin-antitoxin system HigB family toxin, producing the protein MRVIALSTLKSFIEAKRSSADVREPIMSWYRTVKAADWASPAELKQEISTASILKGGRAIFNIGGNRFRVVVWINYPYRVVYIRFIGTHAEYDSIDAQTI